Genomic segment of Pseudalkalibacillus hwajinpoensis:
ATAATAATGTACATCAGCATATTGCCAGTAATCCAAGCCCGCACGTTTCAACATTTTATCGTCTGTCGAAAACCCTAGTGGGCGAATTAGATGTAGACTTGTATTTGTTGCTGCACATGTTCTAGCTATATTCCCTGTATTCGCTGGTATTTCAGGCTGAAACAGTACAATATTTAAAGACATATTCATTCACCTCCACTTCAAAACAATACTATTATAGCATGTTTTAGATTAGGAGATGGCATTCTCTAATCCTCAATATGAAAAAACTTATACTTGATTTCAGGCGTCCATGCCGTAGAATCTTCATAGGCCCAATAGCGCATCCTGCTATTTGTTGTATGAGCATTGACAAGAGGATATCCCTTCTCATCATTATCTACGACAAAAGTAGTATGTTGCCAGTGGCCATCTCCATCAAAGTCATAACAAATAATATCTCCAGGAATGAGATCATCCGGATTCGCTACTTCACGAGCTCGAAGACCATTCTTCGAGCTACTTAAATGCCACCTAAGCGCATGAGCTACAGTCCATGAATAGCTCCAGTTATTTCCTTTCATCCACCATCCCTTAGTGCGATCTGGGTAACCACGCATAGGGGCTTTCCCTGCATGAAGACACTGAGAAATATAATTTGTACAATCTACATCAAACGACTGATAAGAAGGATTCGCATCATCCCACCATCTCTCAGCATATTTCAGAGCTGATAACCGATCATAATAGGAGCCTTTTAGACGAGCATCACCGCTGCCTTTACCTTCTGCTACTTGAAGTGTTCCTCCCTCTATCTCAGCTGATCGATCAAGAATAAGTTCACCCTCCACCATTTTTGCCAATCTCTTTTCAAGTCGTTCTTCCTGATATAGTTTTTCTCCCTGTTTAATAAGAAACTGCTGATGAAGAAGATATTCATAAAGTTGGCTCGTCGAGACTGTTTTTTTTCCCAGGAGGATCCCTTTATTTTTTATACGAATAACAGAAGCTCCCCTATTTTGGCTCTGTATACGATAACGGTTGACTGCTTCTTCTTCCTCTGAAGGCCTAGTTCCTATTCTTGAATGATCCGTTCCATTTAGTAAGCAAGTTGCTTGTTCTTTCCAGAAAGATTTCAACTGGTCTCCCCACACCATATGCGTCCCCCCTCATCGCACTTTATGACAGGGAAATCAAACACATGACTTGGAATCAGGAATGGTTTACAGCTGGCTCTGCTGAAGGGTGTGTTATTTTCTTGAGTAATTTATCAAACCAACCAACAAGAATACCAAGCAGAAGCACTTCTACAAAGGTACCGGCACCAATCGGCCCGCCTAACAAGAATGCCAGAACAAACGCAAGAGCTTCTGTTAATGTCTTAGTAATACCAATACTCCATCCCGTTCTTTCTGTTAAGGCAAGCATGAGTTCATCGTTTGGAATAGATGCAAGAGATGCAAATAAGTACACTGCAATTCCAAGACCCATGATAACTAATCCAACAAGAAATAAGGTCCACCTGGTAACGATTCCATCTACATCAATGAAAGTGAGAATTTGTAAATTCAAGAGGTCAACAAACAATCCTAGAAGAATAATTGGAATAAAACCAGCTAAGTTTGGTTTCCTCATCATAATAAGACTATTGATAAAAATTAAAATACCACCAACAATAAACACCCATGTTCCCACGGTAAACCCTAGTTGGTCAGAAAGCGCAACGTAGAGAGCATCCCATGGGGCAATTCCAACATCGGCATTAATTAATAAGACAACCCCAAAGGCTAGTGTAAATAATCCCGCTACGTAGATCAGACTTTTGGATAAAAAGCTGTTCATAATGTTCACTCCTCATATGAGGGCTTAAAACTAAAAGCTGTATCAAGTTGCTCTCATTCTTCGCCCTAGATATTTTAGTATCTCTTTTTTAAAATGCATTTGCTATTTTACAAGAAACGAAGCTCTTTTTATAACTTTATGCCTAAGACAAAAAAACAAAAAAGCCAGTTCGCTATCAAGATAGCGAACTGGCACTATATATCGTTACGGTAGAACGGCATGCATAGAATGCTGCTGTTCAAGTGATAATAAATATTCTTTTTTATCTACGCCGCCACCATAGCCAACTAAAGCACCATTACTTCCTATAACTCTGTGACACGGTACAATGATTGGAATTGGGTTTCGGTTGTTAGCTGAACCTATGGCTCTAACAGCCTTTGGTGCCGAAATACCAACAGCTACATCTCGATAAGACCGGGTTTCACCATATGGAATTTCCGAAAGGTTGTTCCATACTTTCTGTTGAAAAATCGTTCCTACCTTATCAAGCTTTAGATCAAAGAACCTTCTTTTTCCACTGAAGTATTCTTCCAATTGCATGACGATGGGTTCGATTATATCAGAATTGAAAACAAGGTCCGCTTTGACATGATGTTTTTTATACCATGTTTCAGCAATAGGCAGTACATCTTCAGCGCAACCAAAATCGAGCCTACTAACTCCATTAGGACTAGCAAACAATGTTATTGCACCTATAGGCGATAGAAACTCCCCATAATGAATCACTTGTTTCTCCATTCTATCCCTTCTTTATTATACATTTTTCACTATCTTACAACGCATCTAATCGTTTGACCATCAGCATTAAGTCTTATTTTTAAGCATTGACAAGCCTTTAGCGATCTCATCTGCCACATCCTTGTCATTTTCTCTCAATTGCTCCTTTGTAAGGGCATTAAAGGCCTTCTCCCCACCTATTTTCCCAAGCGCCCAGGCCGAAGTGCCGCGGATCACCGGACGAGGATCTTTTTCCATCACTTCGACCAGTGTATCAATAGCTGTTTCATCTTTATAATGAGCAAGAGCAAGAATAGCATTTCGTTGAATAGGCTTCTTTCCTCTCCACGAACCAGCCGCTTGACCAAACTGAGTCTTAAATTCACGATTGGACATTGTTAGAAGTGGTATGAGCTTTGGTTTTACCATCTCTGGATCTGGTTCGAGTTCAGGATGATGATGAAAATCTTTTCCTTTGTTTTTGGGGCAAACGAGCTGGCAGGTGTCGCACCCATATAATCGGTTTCCTAATTTAGTACGGTATTCATCAGGTAAAAAACCTTTTGTTTGCGTAAGAAAAGCGATGCATTTATTCGCGTTTAGCTGCCCCCCTTCAATTAAGGCACCAGTCGGACATGCGTCTACACAAATATTACAGTCACCACACCCTTCTTCAACAGGCTCATCAGGTTCCAAATTTAGATCGGTAATCATTTCACCAAGATAAACCCATGAACCAAATTCTTCTGTTATGGTCATTGTGTTTTTACCGCTAAAACCAATGCCGGCTCTTTCAGCTACAGCTCGATCAGAAAGTTCGCCAGTATCGACCATCGAGCTCGTTCTAGCCTCTGGAACCTTCGATTTAATATATGCATCTAAAAGGGAGAGTTTCTCTCTAAGGAGGTGATGATAATCAATTCCCCATGAAGCACGACAGAAAAGTCCTCTCCTTTCGCCCTTCTTACTCCTAGGGCTATCCTTCATTCGCGAAGGATACGCAATGGCAATTGATATAATCGTTGTTGCACCGCTTAGCAATAGCTCAGGTTCTGTTCTCTTTTCTATATCAGATTCCTCGAAGCCTGACTGATAACCAAGCTCCTGCTGACGCTCTAAGCGTTGCTTAAGGGTTTTAAAAGGATCTGCCGCCGCGAAGCCTATCTTATCAATCCCAATAGTTTTACTGTATGCCACAATATCAGCTTTTAATTGTGCGTTTGTCACTAGTTTCCCCCCTTCCTCTTTGGGAGTGTTTTATTTAATTCTTAGCGTTCGAATTCGATTTAAAATGGCCGCCATTTCTGTTCTTCTAATTCGAGCAATATCTCCTGGATGCTGATTCTTATATAGAGAAAAAGAACCAAGTCCCTCTGCGTTTATTTTCTGATCAATGAAATCAAGAAGTTCTGGAATCGACTTTTCTCCTAACTTATGATTTCTTTCCAGAAAATGAAGGACGTCAGCAGCAAAACGCGTTTGACTGGGATCTACAAGCTGTTCTATTTGAAGAAGTGAAACATCTGTATTCCCAAATTGAATATGATGCAATCCGCGAGCTGTCACTTTCGATTTCTTTCCCTTTTTACTGTTTAAGCTACTCTGCTCAGGTACTCTCTTTCTTGCCTCTCCAAATCTTTCTCCACCTTCATGTCTGCGTTCCGATTCTTTTACGATTGATCGAGCTTGATCCGTTACGTCGTATGGAAGGTAGTTCTCCATTAAAATCACCTGATCAGCTACATCAAAGTAGTCTCCAGATCCGCCCATGACAAGTACGGTTGATATATGATGTTCTGTACGTAGTTGCTTCACACGATCAATGAACGGTGTAATGGGTTCTTTCTCTTTCGCAACTAACTGCTGCATTCGATAGTCTCGAATCATAAAATTAGTCGCGCTTGTATCTTCATCAATTAATAACGTATCTGAACCCGCTTCGATCGCCTCAATGATATTGGCCGCCTGGGACGTACTTCCACTGGCATTCTCAGATGTGAAAGAACGCGTATCTTTTCCATATGGGAGATTGTTTATAAATGGCGAGATGTCTACTCCAGTTACCTTCCGACCATCTTCAGAGCGAATTTTCATTGCCTGGTGGTTTGTAATAACATACTCTCTACCATCCCCTAAAATATGATCATATACGCCATGCTCCATTGCATGCAAGAGGGTACTCTTTCCATGATAACCACCGCCAACAATTAATGTAATACCTTCCTTAACAGCCATTCCTTGTAATGGCTCAGTACGGTGTGGAATTGTTAAAGACACTTCCATGCTTTTAGGTGATTCGAATTGCACTGCCTCATTTTTCATAGGACGATCGCTTATTCCGCTCTCACGGGGTAATATAGATCCATTCGCTACAAATCCGACATATCCGTTTTGGGTAAGGTGTTCACGAATGGCCTCTTGTTGGTCTGCTAAATGCAATGCCTCTAAGATTATTTGTTTGCTTAATGCAAAAACAGAATTCTTCACAATGTCTGGCAGCTGATGCAGAAGCAAGTTTATAGCCTGTCTGCCAAGGACTTTTCTGCCTTGTGCAGGTAATCCTATTGATAGACAAATCGTAATAGATTCCTCTGTCACGCTCACTGCTGCCCTCTCAATAACCTTTTGACCCGGTATATCGATTGAGACCAATCCACTTTTCCCAGTGCCTTTCGCATGCCTCTCAGTCCTTCTAATGGCATCTCCTACTTTTCTAGCAATCATATCTTCTGTTCGAACTCTTCTTACAGCCGAATCGAACCACTCAGGCTCTACGATCGTTTTCTTGCGTGGGGCGATGATTCTTATCCGAGAAGGACTAGCAAAAGGGTCTCCCTGGACATAGTCGATGTAAAGGGTGTAATCCACAAAATCATAGTGCCCACTAATGTCTTTATAT
This window contains:
- the queG gene encoding tRNA epoxyqueuosine(34) reductase QueG; the encoded protein is MTNAQLKADIVAYSKTIGIDKIGFAAADPFKTLKQRLERQQELGYQSGFEESDIEKRTEPELLLSGATTIISIAIAYPSRMKDSPRSKKGERRGLFCRASWGIDYHHLLREKLSLLDAYIKSKVPEARTSSMVDTGELSDRAVAERAGIGFSGKNTMTITEEFGSWVYLGEMITDLNLEPDEPVEEGCGDCNICVDACPTGALIEGGQLNANKCIAFLTQTKGFLPDEYRTKLGNRLYGCDTCQLVCPKNKGKDFHHHPELEPDPEMVKPKLIPLLTMSNREFKTQFGQAAGSWRGKKPIQRNAILALAHYKDETAIDTLVEVMEKDPRPVIRGTSAWALGKIGGEKAFNALTKEQLRENDKDVADEIAKGLSMLKNKT
- a CDS encoding methylated-DNA--[protein]-cysteine S-methyltransferase — encoded protein: MEKQVIHYGEFLSPIGAITLFASPNGVSRLDFGCAEDVLPIAETWYKKHHVKADLVFNSDIIEPIVMQLEEYFSGKRRFFDLKLDKVGTIFQQKVWNNLSEIPYGETRSYRDVAVGISAPKAVRAIGSANNRNPIPIIVPCHRVIGSNGALVGYGGGVDKKEYLLSLEQQHSMHAVLP
- a CDS encoding amidase domain-containing protein; amino-acid sequence: MVWGDQLKSFWKEQATCLLNGTDHSRIGTRPSEEEEAVNRYRIQSQNRGASVIRIKNKGILLGKKTVSTSQLYEYLLHQQFLIKQGEKLYQEERLEKRLAKMVEGELILDRSAEIEGGTLQVAEGKGSGDARLKGSYYDRLSALKYAERWWDDANPSYQSFDVDCTNYISQCLHAGKAPMRGYPDRTKGWWMKGNNWSYSWTVAHALRWHLSSSKNGLRAREVANPDDLIPGDIICYDFDGDGHWQHTTFVVDNDEKGYPLVNAHTTNSRMRYWAYEDSTAWTPEIKYKFFHIED
- a CDS encoding ABC-ATPase domain-containing protein; translation: MNKLRKQLERIDGKGYKAYKDISGHYDFVDYTLYIDYVQGDPFASPSRIRIIAPRKKTIVEPEWFDSAVRRVRTEDMIARKVGDAIRRTERHAKGTGKSGLVSIDIPGQKVIERAAVSVTEESITICLSIGLPAQGRKVLGRQAINLLLHQLPDIVKNSVFALSKQIILEALHLADQQEAIREHLTQNGYVGFVANGSILPRESGISDRPMKNEAVQFESPKSMEVSLTIPHRTEPLQGMAVKEGITLIVGGGYHGKSTLLHAMEHGVYDHILGDGREYVITNHQAMKIRSEDGRKVTGVDISPFINNLPYGKDTRSFTSENASGSTSQAANIIEAIEAGSDTLLIDEDTSATNFMIRDYRMQQLVAKEKEPITPFIDRVKQLRTEHHISTVLVMGGSGDYFDVADQVILMENYLPYDVTDQARSIVKESERRHEGGERFGEARKRVPEQSSLNSKKGKKSKVTARGLHHIQFGNTDVSLLQIEQLVDPSQTRFAADVLHFLERNHKLGEKSIPELLDFIDQKINAEGLGSFSLYKNQHPGDIARIRRTEMAAILNRIRTLRIK
- a CDS encoding YczE/YyaS/YitT family protein; this encodes MNSFLSKSLIYVAGLFTLAFGVVLLINADVGIAPWDALYVALSDQLGFTVGTWVFIVGGILIFINSLIMMRKPNLAGFIPIILLGLFVDLLNLQILTFIDVDGIVTRWTLFLVGLVIMGLGIAVYLFASLASIPNDELMLALTERTGWSIGITKTLTEALAFVLAFLLGGPIGAGTFVEVLLLGILVGWFDKLLKKITHPSAEPAVNHS